Part of the Gemmatimonadota bacterium genome is shown below.
CGTTCCGGGCGGCGTACCGCATTTCGCGAAGGGAATGATCAAGGCCTTTACCGTCGGAGCCGCGCCCGCTGGCGCAGCCGCGACTGCGCCGGTCGCGGATGTGGACATCAAGCTCGTCGACTACGGATTCGATCTCTCAAAGCCGCTGACAGCTGGCACGCACACCTTCGCGGTGACCAACGGCGCGTCGCAGCCACACGAGGTGGAGCTGGTCAAGCTCGCACCCGGCAAGACTGTGGAGCAGCTGCTCGGATGGATGCAGAAGCCGGCCGGTCCGCCACCGGCGTCCGCTATTGGCGGCGTCGCCGGCTTCATCGGAGACACCAACTACTTCACGGCCGATATCACGCCCGGACAGTATGCGCTGATCTGTTTCCTCCCGGACGCAAAGGACGGAAAACCGCACTTCACGCACGGCATGACCAAGACGATCACGGTCATGTGATATCCGGCCAGGATGCGAGCGGTCAGTCGTTCGACTGACTGCCGAATCGGCACCGATACGCGCTGGCGGACACTCCGTCGGCGCGTATCTTCTTTTTCAGTCCTGTTCACCCTCTTGCGGGAGATCTGCCGATGTGGAGTGACTTCAAGGCATTCATCATGCGCGGCAACGTACTTGACCTGGCCGTTGCGGTAGTGATCGGAGCGGCGTTCGGCGTTGTGGTAAAGTCTCTCGTCGACGACGTGATCATGCCACCCATCGGCCTCCTGCTGGGCCACGTTGATTTCTCCAACCTGTACGTGCTCCTGAAGGATGGCGTAAAGTCAGCTCCGCCTTACGCCTCGCTCGCTGATGCGAAAGCAGCTGGCGCCGTGACGCTGAACTACGGAATATTCGTCAATAACATCATCACGTTCCTCATCGTCGCACTCGCAATCTTCCTGGTCGTGCGCTCGGCAAACAAGGTTTACAAGAAGCCCGCAGCGGCTGTCACCACCAAGCCGTGCCCGTTCTGCGCGATGGACATCCCGATCGCGGCAACCCGGTGCCCGCACTGCACGTCGGAGCTGAAAGCAGCGTAGATCGCTGCGACCGTCGTCGTCGTCGTCGCAAACGAGAAAGTGCCGCGTTCCCACTCGGAACGCGGCACTTGTTTTGTATCCCTCACGTATCGGACCGCAAGAATTTATAAAGATTCTCGTACGCAATAACGCCCACGAACTGCGTCCCTGTCGCGTATCCATAACGTAAAGTATGCTTACACGCCACAATTCCTCACCCTTGCCAGGACCGCTGCATGAAACGGGGTCGTCTGACCATTGCATTGATTTCGGGAGCTTCGCTGCTCCTTACCGGACTCATCACCATCGCCGCGGTTCCTCCGCGTCACGTGACGCCCGCGCCGATAAAATCCGATCTGTTCGCCGGTCTCGTCTGGCGTAACCTCGGCCCCTTCCGCGGCGGACGCGTCTCCGCAGTCTCCGGCGCGATCGGTGAACCCGGTGTGTTCTACGCCGGCTATCCACTTGGCGGAGTCTGGAAGACAACCAACGACGGCCACACCTGGTTTCCGATCTTCGACGCCGTCAAGGAAGCGTCGTCGGTCGGCGCAATCGAAGTCGCTCCATCTGACACGAACGTGATCTACGTCGGAATGGGCGACATGATTACCGGCGGCGGAATCAATGAGGGTAACGGCGTCTACAAGTCGACGGATGCCGGCAAGACCTGGACTCACCTGGGGCTCGACGCGACCAAACAGATTCCATCGATCATCGTCGATCCGCACGACCCCAATACCGTGATGATCGCGGCGCAGGGTAACGTCCACGCCCATTCCGACATGCGCGGCGTATTCCGCAGCACCGACGGCGGCAGGACGTGGACAAAGACTCTGTACGTCGACGACTCCACCGGTATTCAGAAGCTGGCGCGCGCGTACGATCAGCCCAACGTCATACTCGCAACCACAGTGCGGCACTACATCGCTCCCGGAATACCGAGCGCTAGCACGCCGCGCCCCGCTGGCGGCACCGCGCTGTACAAGTCGACCGACGACGGACTGACGTGGAAGGAGATCAAGGGCGGCGGGCTTCCCGCGCTGTCGGGCCGCACCTCGGTTGCGATCGCGATGCACACCAACGCGCAGCGCATGTACCTGGTCGAGAACTCCGGACTCTATCGCTCCGACGATGGCGGCACGAACTGGCGCCAGATGGACTCGACCGACAAGCGCATCGCCAATGGACAGGGCGGCTACAACTGCGGTGTGTACGTCAACTCGCAGAACCCCGACATCGTCTACGTGGTCAGCACGTCGAGTTACATCTCCACGGATGGCGGAAACACATTCACCGGTTTCAAGGGCGCACCTGGCGGCGACGATCCGCAGCAGATGTGGATCGATCCCACCAACGGCCAGCGTCTCTTCTTCGGCGAAGACCAGGGCGCAACGGTGTCACTCGACGGCGGACGCACGTGGAGCCCGTGGTACAATCAGTCGACCGAGCAGGTGTACCACATATCGACGGACAATTCATTTCCGTACTGGGTATACGCGACGCAGCAGGACGCAGGCGCCGTTCGCACGCTGTCGCGCGGCAACCTGGGTGAGATCACCAGTCTCGACTGGAGCCCGGTACCCGGATGGGAATGGGGCACCATTGTCCCGGATCCACTCAACCCGAAGATCGTCTACGCAAGCGGATCCGGCATCGTCAAGATCAGCTACCCCAGCGAGCAGTGGATCAACGTCAGCCCCGCTGCCGACCCGAATACGGAATCACGCACAACGTCGTCGCAACCGGTCATGTTCTCGCCGCTGAATCAGCACGAGCTCTTTGCCGCGTTCCAGTACGTCGCGTCGACTACCGATGGAGGCGTCACGTGGAAGAAGCTGAGCCCCGACCTGACTTACGCCAAGGGAGAATCGCCGCCAGCAGCGGGCGCAGGCCCGCGCGGCGAAGGCGCCGCAGCGCCCAATCGCAGCGCGATCGAATCCATGTCGGTTTCAGGCGCGGCCGCCGGAATGATCTGGGTCGGCACCAATAACGGACTCATCAAGCTGACCCGCAATCATGGTGCGACGTGGGAAGACGTCAGCATCGCGAATCTCCCGAATCGCGCTCGTGCCGACATCTCCGGAATCGATGCGTCGCATCAGGATCCGGCAACCGCGTACGTCGCAATCGATTATCACACGATCGGCGATTACAAGCCGTACTTCTACCGCACGCACGATTACGGCAAAACGTGGACGCAGATCGTGAATGGAATGGCGACGGATCAGTCCAACGGCAGCTTTGCACGCGTCATTCGCAGCGATCCGAAGAAGCCCGGCCTGCTCTTCGCAGGTACCGAGAGCTCCATCTACGTCTCATTCGATGACGGCGACAACTGGCAGTCGCTGATGCTGAACCTGCCCAACACGTCGTACCGCGACATCACGTTCCACGGCAACGATCTCATCGCCGGCACTTACGGCCGCGGAATCTGGGTGCTCGATGACTACACGGTGCTTCGTCAGATAACGCCCGCGATTGCCGCCGAGCCCGTGCACTTCTTCAAGCCGGATGAGACGATTCGCGTTCGCCGCAATGTGAACGCCGATACTCCGTTCCCGCCGGAAGTCCCGCACGCGCTGAATCCACCCGATGGAGTAGTCTTCTACTACTCGCTCGCGTCCACTCCGTCGTCACCGGTGACACTCGAAGTGCTCGACGCATCCGGAAAGGTGGTTCGGCACATGTCGAGTGTTCCGGACAAGCCGGTGAAGGAAGCCGCCGTGCCGCCAGAGCCCAATTTCTGGATCGCGCCGCCCCAGGCGCTCTCCGCGAATGCGGGCACCAATCGCGGCAACTGGGACCTGCGTCACGATGCCCCGCCAGCCTTCACGCACAGCTTCGAGATCAACGCAAACCCGGGCCTCACACCCGCATCTCCCGAGGGCCCAATGGCTCCCCCGGGAACCTACACCCTCAGACTGAACGTGGACGGCAAGACTTACACGCAGACTGTGACCGTGAAGAACGATCCGCGCTCACCCGCGACCGTAGCAGCTGTAGTTGCTCAGCATGACCTGCTGATGAAGCTCGACGCCGGCGCGAAGGCGTCGTGGGACGGATACAATCAGGTCGAAGCGATGCGTACGGCCGTCGCGGCCCTGGCAAGCGCCAATCCGTCCGGGGAAGCAGCGTCGGCACTCAAGGCGTTCGACGCAAAGCTCGAGACGGTTGCGGGCTCGACGACCGGCGGACGCGGTTTCTCGCGTGGCGGCCCACCGCCACCGCCGAATTTCGTCCGTGTAAACGGAGTAATGGGACGCGAGCTTGGCGCGCTCGACAACGGCGACATGGCCCCCACGGCTGCCACGCTTCGTGGATACGCCGCGGACTGCGCACAGTTGGCGACAGTGCTCAGGAACTGGCAGGCAGTTAACAGCAAGGATCTGCCTGCGCTCAATGCCACTCTGGCGAAGAGCAACATCGCGCCGGTGCACGCGGCTTCTTCACCGCCGTCGATCCCGGCCTGTGGTGCCGGTCTCTCCGCACACGATAAACGAACGGTGGAAACCCACACCGGCACTACGGTGTCTCACTCCAAGGCCGACGAAGATGGGGACGGCGATGAGGGACCAGATCCGGCATAGGACACGCTCAGGATCCACACGTATTATTCGGCAGTGATGCCGTCAACGGAGGGAATCCATGGATCCTGATGCAATAACCTTTGCGTTCGTGATGGTCGTGTGCGTGCTGTCGCTCGGCTGCCTTGCGGTCATCGGGACGTGGACGTTCCGCGCGTTCCGTGGCCACAAGGATCCCGAGCGTCTTCCGCAGCAGAATTACGACGAGCGATTCGCTCAGCTTCAACAGTCGGTCGATGCGATCGCCGTTGAAGTTGAGCGAATCGCGGAAGGGCAACGCTTCAGCACGAGGCTGCTCAGCGAGGGTGCACGCGTACCCGTCGACATGGAGGATAGATGAGCTATAGCGGAGACGTTTACGACAACGAGCCGCGCCGCCGCGGACCGGTCAACCGAACGATGCAGGCAGCCAAGGCGGGAGCCAGCTTCGGCTCCGCCCTGGCGATCGTCATTTCATGGAGCGAGCACCACTCCATCATCTGGGCCATCATCCAGGGCTTCTTCTCCTGGTTCTATGTCGTCTATTACGCACTGACGCGATAGCGCCTCCGTGAAGAGCGAGTCCATCTCGGCGTAATCGACTGCATCGGCCAGGAATCCGGCGAAGCTTCCACACGATAATGCCCGAGCGGCGCGCTGCACCGCAGCAGCAGCCGCTCGCGCTATCCCGGATCCGACACTCACGCGCGCGACACC
Proteins encoded:
- the mscL gene encoding large conductance mechanosensitive channel protein MscL, whose translation is MWSDFKAFIMRGNVLDLAVAVVIGAAFGVVVKSLVDDVIMPPIGLLLGHVDFSNLYVLLKDGVKSAPPYASLADAKAAGAVTLNYGIFVNNIITFLIVALAIFLVVRSANKVYKKPAAAVTTKPCPFCAMDIPIAATRCPHCTSELKAA